The window AACGCCCCTGGAAGGTGAATTCAAGTGGGAGCGAGTCCTCTATGCATCTGCATCACCTGCTTGCCTGCCTTCTCAGGAGTTACTGAGCCACTCCAAAGGTAACAGTGAGGACAAGAACAAGAGCTCTCCAGCACTTAAGGTTTCCACAAAGGATCTTAATGCAGCCTTTGCAAGTGAAGCAGGGTCCCGCCTGGCCAGCTCCCCATGGCACTTGAAACGAAAGCAGACTAGCATAAAAGGTAAGGATAAATGTGCCTGTCCTGGCCCCTAGTTCACAAGTACCCCAGTAGCTGCCAGACTAAGATGGAATGGCAGTAGGTGTAAAGAGAACAGCTAGTGTTGGATGAGGCACACTCTACCCTGAAGAGCTTGGGTGGCAGGGAGAAGGCCAGTATTCTCTGCTTTCTACAGGAgtgactggcagagctgggaattgcaATCGGATTTCCCAGGTCACTGCAAGACTGTAGCAGACGATAAAAATCAAACCAGTGTCCCACCACCACTCAGTCCAATGAGACTTGTACCGATGCCCCCTTCCTTGCTGTCAGCCAGGCAATCTGATCTCTAGGCCCCTTGCCAAAACAAATCCAGATGCTTATTGCTctcacagctcctccagccacagttTACTGGTAGGGCTCACTTGTGCTCCCAGAGAGCAAtctccttttctttctccctccAGATTTCTACAGCTCGAAGCGGAGGAGTGTCCCTTGCAAGCCAAATCCATGATGCTACAGCACAAATTGTTCTGCTTCCCTGTGCCTTGTGAGGCAGTCATCAGGATGTGTCTTCAACTACTAAACTTACAGGCCCACTAGGAAGGCAGTTTCTATCAATGTGCATGGAAGGGTTGCCTTAGGGCACAAGTAAATCCTGGGTCAGGATTTAGCTGCTGAAAGGCTTTTCTGGGGACTTCAGTGACGGCCTCCTTCTGCATTGCACTGTATAAGCTGCCTCCTGGATCGGTCTACTAGGAAGTGATGTAATATCAGTTAGACTGGAATTGTATTTATGGATAGGTGTCTAAAGACCCCCTTGTGTGCAATGTGTATTGTAAAGCCTTTATTTAAAATAGCTGTGGACTGCTGGCTTATCCTCCCCTCT is drawn from Carettochelys insculpta isolate YL-2023 chromosome 26, ASM3395843v1, whole genome shotgun sequence and contains these coding sequences:
- the CDKN1A gene encoding cyclin-dependent kinase inhibitor 1 isoform X1 yields the protein MLPVFLTAGNMPLSQSNLRQTPCSKKLCRNLFGPVDHEQLQNDFQDLMRRHLEEAQRRWNFDFETETPLEGEFKWERVLYASASPACLPSQELLSHSKGNSEDKNKSSPALKVSTKDLNAAFASEAGSRLASSPWHLKRKQTSIKDFYSSKRRSVPCKPNP
- the CDKN1A gene encoding cyclin-dependent kinase inhibitor 1 isoform X2, translating into MPLSQSNLRQTPCSKKLCRNLFGPVDHEQLQNDFQDLMRRHLEEAQRRWNFDFETETPLEGEFKWERVLYASASPACLPSQELLSHSKGNSEDKNKSSPALKVSTKDLNAAFASEAGSRLASSPWHLKRKQTSIKDFYSSKRRSVPCKPNP